One part of the Candidatus Poribacteria bacterium genome encodes these proteins:
- a CDS encoding T9SS type A sorting domain-containing protein encodes MNSFDEVLSFLQEPLGTFPDRSARWLLSNPDNLHGLLEIIGNDLVGSLDFRRVRRVNTTFIADNQIILPVGSPPGIWGIAEIGIRDRAGNLNTYDFTENVRFEVDENIAAAPTIARNALLPNFPNPFNPETWIPYQLANASEVSISIYAIDGQLVRRLNLGYQQAGVYHARGSAAYYDGKNDIGEAVVSGVYFYTLSVKGFSATRKMLILK; translated from the coding sequence ATGAACAGTTTTGATGAGGTACTCTCTTTCCTACAAGAACCCCTCGGTACCTTTCCAGACCGGAGTGCGAGATGGCTGTTATCGAACCCCGATAACCTCCACGGATTGCTTGAAATCATCGGGAACGACCTCGTCGGGTCTCTCGATTTTCGCAGGGTCCGCCGCGTCAATACGACTTTTATTGCCGATAACCAAATCATACTGCCAGTTGGTAGTCCCCCAGGTATCTGGGGAATAGCTGAGATAGGCATAAGAGACAGAGCAGGAAATTTGAATACATACGACTTCACAGAAAATGTCAGATTTGAAGTTGATGAGAATATCGCAGCAGCACCAACAATTGCCAGAAATGCATTGCTGCCTAATTTCCCAAACCCATTCAATCCAGAGACGTGGATACCGTATCAGTTGGCAAACGCATCCGAGGTGAGCATATCCATCTATGCGATCGATGGCCAATTGGTCCGACGGCTCAACTTAGGGTATCAACAGGCGGGTGTTTATCACGCGCGTGGCAGTGCGGCTTATTACGACGGTAAAAACGACATCGGAGAAGCTGTCGTCAGCGGTGTCTATTTTTATACGCTGAGTGTCAAAGGCTTTTCTGCGACCCGCAAAATGCTGATATTGAAATAA
- a CDS encoding DUF2971 domain-containing protein — translation MVKELEGITPPENDDILWRFMDFEKFVNILTSDSLFFTRADKFEDPYEGYKPEAIKLIQKEAAHQVKNSNTSEVSEIFDGDSQEKFLENWRRYVMCNCWYNGEEQSIAMWKIYAARKSGIAIKTTVGNLKKSLSNKSDVFIGKMNYSTDEAYELHYLKDLAFSPRSASVPEQLKKILYFPYFHKRKAYIDEKEIRLIIDSVPLVFDHFHSNYPEPATPDDLNTLINTGFPEIWKIGESLKVDIETLIGEVIISPYADDWL, via the coding sequence ATGGTCAAAGAATTAGAAGGTATCACTCCTCCCGAAAACGATGATATTCTGTGGCGGTTCATGGACTTTGAAAAATTTGTCAATATTTTGACATCAGATTCCCTGTTTTTCACAAGAGCTGATAAGTTTGAGGATCCGTATGAGGGATATAAGCCGGAAGCAATAAAATTGATTCAAAAAGAGGCAGCTCATCAGGTCAAAAACAGTAACACAAGTGAAGTTAGTGAAATTTTCGATGGAGATTCACAAGAGAAGTTCTTGGAAAATTGGCGTAGATATGTCATGTGTAACTGCTGGTATAATGGCGAAGAACAATCAATAGCTATGTGGAAAATATATGCTGCGCGGAAGAGTGGCATCGCCATCAAAACAACCGTGGGAAATTTGAAAAAAAGTTTGTCCAACAAATCTGATGTATTTATTGGGAAAATGAACTATAGTACCGATGAAGCTTATGAACTTCACTACTTGAAGGACCTAGCATTTAGTCCCCGATCAGCGTCGGTACCCGAACAACTTAAGAAAATTCTATATTTTCCTTATTTCCATAAGAGAAAAGCGTACATAGACGAAAAAGAGATACGTCTCATCATCGACTCTGTGCCATTAGTATTCGATCACTTTCATAGCAATTATCCTGAACCCGCTACCCCGGATGATTTGAACACTTTGATAAATACCGGATTTCCAGAGATATGGAAAATAGGTGAGTCGCTTAAGGTTGATATTGAAACGTTAATTGGTGAAGTCATCATATCACCCTATGCTGACGATTGGTTATGA
- a CDS encoding DUF5615 family PIN-like protein, which yields MRVLLDENLDWRLVRYFDDDFQVTTVSRQGWAGKQNSELLEQAAATFDVLVTMDKGFKHQQNISNYAISVIIISARSNKLQDIEPVMPKVNQGIRDVHPGQVICVKARVS from the coding sequence ATGCGTGTTCTACTTGATGAAAACTTAGACTGGCGATTGGTCCGATATTTTGATGACGATTTCCAAGTGACAACTGTTTCTCGACAAGGGTGGGCCGGAAAGCAAAATAGTGAACTTCTTGAGCAAGCCGCCGCAACGTTTGATGTGTTGGTGACAATGGACAAGGGATTTAAACATCAACAGAACATTAGCAACTATGCTATCAGTGTCATTATCATCTCCGCCAGAAGTAATAAACTACAAGACATTGAACCTGTTATGCCCAAAGTGAATCAAGGGATCAGAGACGTGCATCCCGGACAAGTCATCTGCGTCAAAGCCAGAGTTTCATAA
- a CDS encoding DUF433 domain-containing protein, with product MIYQDPNIHHGATVFDGTRVPIHTLIHHLKSGASLDEFLEGFPSVSRKQAIEFLEFALTTAIEAYAAQRKSK from the coding sequence ATGATATACCAAGACCCTAACATTCACCACGGTGCGACAGTGTTTGACGGCACGCGGGTGCCGATACACACGCTCATTCATCACCTAAAGTCAGGAGCAAGCCTTGATGAGTTTCTTGAAGGGTTTCCTTCTGTGTCGCGAAAGCAGGCTATTGAATTTTTAGAATTCGCATTGACAACCGCAATTGAGGCATACGCTGCACAAAGGAAATCAAAGTAA
- a CDS encoding sigma-70 family RNA polymerase sigma factor: MRAYSHPGNHGQCPFYINPDDVLTAEASIAHCVACATRGDACLQTRQDDFRQLAYLTILEETPKYDPAHPSRASFITFIKAKVCTKLWAQRRQELQYLTFPLVDVSVSNPDADPPPGFNSLTAALYNAACESESMEDSVINEIHIQQFRQRLPLMLKRLTDKERKAVRLKYFDDYIGEDIAEVLGVSKGRVSQILKSAISKLKNAYERLQTDLL; encoded by the coding sequence ATGAGAGCCTATAGCCATCCAGGTAACCATGGGCAGTGTCCTTTCTACATCAATCCCGACGATGTGCTAACAGCAGAGGCTTCCATCGCCCACTGTGTTGCGTGTGCGACGCGGGGCGATGCTTGCCTGCAAACCCGCCAAGACGATTTTCGACAACTCGCCTATCTCACCATTCTTGAAGAGACCCCGAAGTACGATCCCGCTCATCCGAGTCGCGCGAGTTTCATCACGTTCATCAAAGCCAAGGTGTGTACCAAACTCTGGGCACAACGCCGGCAGGAGCTGCAATATCTCACCTTCCCGCTCGTTGATGTGTCGGTGTCGAACCCCGATGCCGATCCGCCACCCGGCTTTAACTCTCTCACAGCGGCACTCTACAACGCTGCGTGTGAGTCTGAATCTATGGAAGATTCGGTCATCAATGAAATTCACATCCAGCAATTCCGGCAACGCCTTCCGCTCATGCTCAAGCGGCTGACAGACAAGGAGCGCAAAGCCGTCCGTCTGAAATACTTTGACGATTACATCGGTGAAGACATCGCCGAGGTACTCGGTGTGTCGAAAGGTAGAGTCAGCCAGATTCTGAAAAGTGCGATCTCGAAACTCAAAAACGCCTACGAGCGTTTGCAGACAGATTTGCTCTGA
- a CDS encoding STAS domain-containing protein encodes METHVRYENGVVIIQPQGKLNREPNIRDFQDSILPEVKAFDQPLILINLSDTRRMSSSGLSVLMQAYTLTKQKQGRIAVIHASRHINNLLVLSRLASLFECFDDEADAVAALSMDLPTLETPAIDAEHRRRVPRNTFFH; translated from the coding sequence ATGGAAACGCACGTCCGATATGAAAACGGGGTCGTCATTATTCAACCCCAGGGGAAACTCAATAGAGAGCCGAACATCAGAGATTTTCAGGACTCCATTTTACCCGAAGTCAAGGCTTTCGATCAGCCTCTCATCCTCATCAACTTGTCAGACACACGGCGGATGAGCTCTTCCGGACTGAGCGTGCTGATGCAAGCCTATACGCTAACAAAGCAGAAGCAGGGGCGCATCGCAGTGATCCATGCCAGCAGACACATCAACAATCTACTCGTCTTGAGTCGCCTGGCGAGTCTCTTTGAGTGTTTCGACGACGAAGCAGATGCGGTGGCGGCACTCTCAATGGATCTGCCGACACTCGAAACACCGGCGATCGACGCGGAACACCGCCGACGGGTCCCTCGCAACACGTTCTTTCATTGA
- a CDS encoding STAS domain-containing protein, which produces MKMIMRLKDGIPILEPNGKIVGPAVSQLRERLALELLDASETPCFLINFEHVQKIDSSALGMLVNVHIIAAQLKSRIGIINVGRHIKSLLVLSRLVTIFEHFKSEDAAISALTKTLK; this is translated from the coding sequence ATGAAAATGATAATGCGTCTGAAAGATGGCATTCCGATTTTGGAACCCAATGGAAAAATTGTCGGTCCTGCGGTATCGCAATTGCGAGAGCGACTCGCCTTAGAGTTATTGGATGCTTCTGAAACGCCCTGCTTTCTCATCAATTTCGAGCATGTTCAGAAAATAGATAGTTCTGCCCTCGGTATGCTGGTAAATGTACATATTATCGCTGCACAGCTGAAAAGTCGTATCGGTATTATCAATGTTGGGCGACACATTAAGAGTTTACTCGTCCTAAGTCGGCTGGTGACGATTTTTGAACATTTCAAGAGCGAGGACGCTGCGATCTCGGCACTCACCAAAACGCTGAAATAG
- a CDS encoding BCCT family transporter — translation MNEEGKHLENNTKIFGLTPVFLVSSITIVIFVIGSLVFREGATNVFGASRKWLTTNFDWWFMDSVNLLVLFCLFLIVSPLGKVRIGGKEAVPEYANLTWFAMLFAAGIGIGLLFFGVLEPVQHFMSPPLGGEAKTDPALGIAATTFHWGLHGWAVYGVVGLALAFFAYNRGLPLTIRSAFYPILGERVWGWPGHVIDTLAVFASLFGLATSLGLGAQQVTAGLNYLFEVPATNTTMVVLIVCITAAALISVLTGLNIGIKRLSQLNVILAFLLLLFILVVGPKLAIFKGVFTGLGAYISKLRPLSNWVGREDTGFLHGWTTFYWAWWIAWAPFVGTFIARISKGRTVREFITGVLLLPTLLCLIWFSAFGGTALDQFMSDGYTGVTETVEAYTPELSLFKMLDKLPMTTLVSSIAMLLTIIFFVTSSDSGSLVIDTITAGGKFDAPVSHRVFWCSAEGAVAIVLLLGGGLSSLQAASLVTGFPFAIILLGMAVCVWMGLRSELDKLDY, via the coding sequence ATGAACGAAGAAGGCAAACACCTCGAGAACAACACCAAGATATTTGGGTTGACACCGGTATTCCTCGTTTCCTCAATTACCATCGTCATTTTTGTTATCGGATCCCTCGTATTTCGCGAAGGGGCAACAAACGTCTTCGGGGCTTCCCGCAAGTGGCTTACGACGAACTTCGACTGGTGGTTCATGGACAGCGTCAATCTCCTTGTGCTTTTCTGTCTCTTTCTGATTGTCTCTCCACTCGGCAAGGTTCGCATCGGTGGAAAGGAGGCTGTCCCTGAATACGCCAACCTCACCTGGTTCGCTATGCTCTTTGCAGCTGGTATCGGTATCGGGCTTCTGTTTTTCGGGGTCTTGGAACCTGTCCAACACTTTATGAGCCCTCCCCTCGGCGGTGAAGCAAAAACCGATCCTGCCCTCGGTATCGCGGCGACGACGTTTCACTGGGGACTACACGGCTGGGCGGTCTATGGCGTCGTCGGACTCGCCCTGGCATTCTTCGCCTACAACCGGGGACTGCCGCTCACCATCCGATCCGCGTTCTACCCGATCCTCGGTGAGCGCGTTTGGGGCTGGCCGGGTCATGTCATCGATACGCTCGCCGTCTTCGCCAGCTTGTTCGGGCTCGCCACCTCACTGGGCTTAGGTGCACAGCAGGTGACCGCCGGGCTCAATTACCTGTTTGAAGTGCCGGCGACCAACACCACCATGGTCGTGCTGATCGTCTGCATAACCGCTGCCGCACTCATCTCCGTGTTGACAGGGCTGAATATCGGCATCAAACGCCTCAGCCAGCTTAACGTGATCCTGGCGTTTCTGCTCTTGCTCTTCATCCTCGTCGTCGGACCGAAACTCGCGATCTTCAAAGGCGTATTCACCGGGCTGGGTGCCTATATCTCCAAGCTAAGGCCCCTCAGCAACTGGGTCGGCCGTGAAGACACAGGGTTCTTGCACGGTTGGACAACCTTCTATTGGGCGTGGTGGATCGCCTGGGCTCCCTTCGTCGGCACCTTTATCGCCCGAATTTCAAAGGGACGCACAGTTCGAGAATTCATCACCGGCGTGCTACTTTTACCAACACTCTTGTGTTTAATCTGGTTTAGTGCCTTCGGCGGCACCGCCCTTGACCAGTTCATGAGCGATGGCTACACCGGGGTGACCGAAACGGTTGAAGCCTATACACCAGAACTCTCGTTGTTCAAAATGCTTGACAAATTGCCGATGACGACGCTGGTGTCCTCCATCGCAATGCTGCTGACGATCATCTTTTTCGTCACCTCATCTGACTCTGGCTCGCTTGTGATTGATACGATCACAGCAGGCGGCAAGTTTGACGCACCGGTCTCTCACCGAGTGTTCTGGTGCTCGGCTGAAGGCGCTGTTGCTATCGTGCTGTTACTTGGCGGCGGTCTGAGTTCTTTACAGGCAGCCTCCCTCGTCACAGGTTTCCCCTTCGCTATTATCCTATTAGGAATGGCGGTTTGCGTCTGGATGGGGCTCCGTAGCGAATTGGACAAGTTGGACTATTAG